AATGCTATTTTAATTTTTACTGATTGCCAATTAATTATACAAACATAAGTAATGGGCAGGGTGATAATAGTCAATATTTCAAAATACCAGCTGAAAATAGTTATATTTTTATAATTATTATATCATTATAACTATTTGCAAGTCAAAAATTATTTAAAGATGAAGGAGAGTTATAAATGACTGGACTCGGAACCATAGTAAATGCTATTGCAGTGGTTGCAGGCTCTATTTTAGGGCTTATTTTAAAATCCGGAATACCAGAAAGATTTAAAACAACTATTATGCAGGCAATATCTCTTTCTGTTATATTCATTGGAATTTCTGGAGTGCTGCAAGGAATTTTCAAGGTGCTTTCAACCGGAAAAATTGACAGGCAGTTTATAATGCTTATGATTTTTTCGCTTGTGATCGGCGGGCTTCTGGGAGAAATTTTGAAAATAGAAGATTTTTTAGAATCACTTGCCGGTAAAATAAAAATGTCAGTTTCAAAATTTATAAAATCAGAAATTTCTACATTTACAGAAGGCTTTGTAACAGCAAGTCTTGTGTTCTGTGTTGGTGCTATGGCTATTGTAGGAAGTCTTGAAGATGGTCTAAATCATAACTTTAGTATTCTTTTTGCAAAATCTATTTTAGATGGCGTAACTTCAATAATATTTTCTGCAACACTTGGGATTGGCGTTATGTTCTCAAGTATAACAATCCTTTTATATCAGGGGAGCATAACGCTTCTGGCAGACATTGTAAAACCATTTCTAACAGATACTGTGGTCTTACAAATGTCAATGGTGGGGTCTGTTCTGATATTTGCAATTGGTCTTAACATGCTTGGAATTTCAAAGATAAAAGTTGGCAATCTTCTCCCTGCAATATTTGTACCTGTTGTGTGGTACGTTGTAAATTTGTTTATTTAAATGTATTCAGATTCAATAATAAAGAGTTAAATAGCGGATTGAAAGTAAATTATTACATATTTACAGATAACAATAAAACAAAGTATAATGATTCTTGAGGTTTAAAATTCTTATTGTATCTAATTATTGTTTTTTGTAATAATTAGCTCAATACAAAATAAGAGGTGTAAAACTTGGATTATTTGGAAATTTTAAGAACATTTTTTTGAAAATCAAGATGACGTATTAATGGCTTTTCTATTTGGTTCAGTTGCGAAGAATAAAAATACAAAAGAATCAGACATAGATATAGCTGTTTACTTGAGTAAATACGACCAAAAAAGAGTCTTTAGCCTTTGGAACAAACTTGAAGATCTGTTGAAGAAAAATGTAGATTTGATTGTGTTAAACAAAGCAAATTGTGACATTGCATGGGAAGCCTTAAAAGGAAAGAAAATTTTAATAAGAGATAATCAATTCTTTATTAATTATTTCTTAGAAGTTTCTCAGGAAGCAGAAGACTTTAGAGAAATTCTTTTAGAAATTTTTAAGATAAGACTGGAAAGAAGGAATAAAAGTGCTTGAACATTAAAATAAGTTGAGTATATTGAAAAGGGTTGACTTTGTTTTCTTAGAAATTGAAGATTTGGAACAGTATAAAAACTTAACTTTTGAAGTATATAGTAAAGACAGGTTTATAAGGCAAAACGTTGAAAGAATAATTGAAAATATTGCAAATGCTATAATCGACATATCAAAAATTATTATTGCAAACTAATTCAATATAATAGATATTGCTCTCGCCACATCTATCGCAGAAGTTGCAAGATTGCGCAATATACTAGTTCACCAATATTTAGATATTCGATGGGAATATTTAAAAAATTTTATTGACGAAAAAATAGGAGATGTTTATAAATTTTTAGAGAATATTTTGAATTTTGTAAATTCTATTTAGTCATTTGTGTTTAATGAATCATGAATATTACTTTTTTTTAATTTCTATGGAATTCACGAAACTGAAAAATTTATAAGTACTAAATTTTTATTTTTAAATTTGAAGAATTTACTTAGAAAATTAAAAAAGTTATTATCTTGACCATTTAAAAAAAACATATTCTTGATAT
The DNA window shown above is from Caldicellulosiruptor owensensis OL and carries:
- the mntA gene encoding type VII toxin-antitoxin system MntA family adenylyltransferase antitoxin, whose protein sequence is MAFLFGSVAKNKNTKESDIDIAVYLSKYDQKRVFSLWNKLEDLLKKNVDLIVLNKANCDIAWEALKGKKILIRDNQFFINYFLEVSQEAEDFREILLEIFKIRLERRNKSA
- a CDS encoding DUF554 domain-containing protein, yielding MTGLGTIVNAIAVVAGSILGLILKSGIPERFKTTIMQAISLSVIFIGISGVLQGIFKVLSTGKIDRQFIMLMIFSLVIGGLLGEILKIEDFLESLAGKIKMSVSKFIKSEISTFTEGFVTASLVFCVGAMAIVGSLEDGLNHNFSILFAKSILDGVTSIIFSATLGIGVMFSSITILLYQGSITLLADIVKPFLTDTVVLQMSMVGSVLIFAIGLNMLGISKIKVGNLLPAIFVPVVWYVVNLFI